In Zingiber officinale cultivar Zhangliang chromosome 3B, Zo_v1.1, whole genome shotgun sequence, a single window of DNA contains:
- the LOC122056578 gene encoding chromatin remodeling protein EBS-like isoform X1, with protein sequence MAKTKPGKKDLDSYAIKGTNKVVKVGDCVLMRPSESEKPPYVAKVEKIEADHRNNVRVKVRWYYRPEESIGGRRLFHGAKELFLSDHYDVQSAHTIEGKCIVHSFKNYTKLENVGAEDYFCRFEYKAATGAFTPDRVAVYCKCEMPYNPDDLMVQCDGCKDWFHPTCMGMSIEQAKKLEHFLCSDCDSEADEKRSSNGYPDSTVSDTKVEPKRRKR encoded by the exons ATGGCCAAGACCAAGCCCGGGAAGAAGGACCTCGATTCCTACGCCATCAAGGGCACCAACAAGGTCGTCAAAG TCGGCGACTGCGTGCTGATGCGGCCGTCGGAGTCGGAGAAGCCGCCGTACGTGGCGAAGGTGGAGAAGATCGAGGCCGACCACCGCAACAACGTGCGGGTGAAGGTCAGGTGGTACTACCGCCCCGAGGAGTCCATTGGCGGCCGGCGGCTGTTCCACGGCGCCAAGGAGTTGTTCCTCTCTGATCACTACGACGTGCAGAGCGCGCACACCATCGAGGGAAAGTGCATTGTGCACTCGTTTAAGAACTACACCAAGCTGGAGAATGTTGGGGCCGAGGACTACTTCTGCCGATTTGAGTACAAGGCGGCCACTGGAGCTTTCACTCCTGATCGTGTTGCAGT atATTGCAAGTGTGAGATGCCTTACAACCCTGATGATCTAATGGTCCAGTGTGATGGATGCAAGGATTG GTTCCATCCAACTTGCATGGGCATGAGTATTGAACAAGCAAAAAAGTTAGAACATTTTCTGTGCTCAGACTGTGACTCAGAAGCTGATGAAAAAAGATCATCAAATGGATATCCAGATTCGACAGTTTCTGATACCAAG GTTGAACCTAAGAGAAGAAAAAGGTAA
- the LOC122056578 gene encoding chromatin remodeling protein EBS-like isoform X2: protein MRPSESEKPPYVAKVEKIEADHRNNVRVKVRWYYRPEESIGGRRLFHGAKELFLSDHYDVQSAHTIEGKCIVHSFKNYTKLENVGAEDYFCRFEYKAATGAFTPDRVAVYCKCEMPYNPDDLMVQCDGCKDWFHPTCMGMSIEQAKKLEHFLCSDCDSEADEKRSSNGYPDSTVSDTKVEPKRRKR, encoded by the exons ATGCGGCCGTCGGAGTCGGAGAAGCCGCCGTACGTGGCGAAGGTGGAGAAGATCGAGGCCGACCACCGCAACAACGTGCGGGTGAAGGTCAGGTGGTACTACCGCCCCGAGGAGTCCATTGGCGGCCGGCGGCTGTTCCACGGCGCCAAGGAGTTGTTCCTCTCTGATCACTACGACGTGCAGAGCGCGCACACCATCGAGGGAAAGTGCATTGTGCACTCGTTTAAGAACTACACCAAGCTGGAGAATGTTGGGGCCGAGGACTACTTCTGCCGATTTGAGTACAAGGCGGCCACTGGAGCTTTCACTCCTGATCGTGTTGCAGT atATTGCAAGTGTGAGATGCCTTACAACCCTGATGATCTAATGGTCCAGTGTGATGGATGCAAGGATTG GTTCCATCCAACTTGCATGGGCATGAGTATTGAACAAGCAAAAAAGTTAGAACATTTTCTGTGCTCAGACTGTGACTCAGAAGCTGATGAAAAAAGATCATCAAATGGATATCCAGATTCGACAGTTTCTGATACCAAG GTTGAACCTAAGAGAAGAAAAAGGTAA